In Clostridium ljungdahlii DSM 13528, the genomic window ATAACACAAAAACTAAATGATGAATTTGGTTCTCATGGATCTTATGCCGAGTATTCTCAAATTGTAAATAAACCTGTTACGAGCAATGGGATAACTCTTACTATAAATGAAGTAATAGCAGATGATTCAAAGCTTGTGATAGGCTATACGATAAAAAGTAATAAAAAAATTCAAAATTTAGAGACATTTAGTTTGAGCATGTTTTTGAAAGTTGATGGAAAAATGTCTGGTTCTACTGGAAGTTCTGCAGGAAATTATATTGATGATCACACATATGTTAAAAGTGAAGAAATTCATACTGATTTAATAAAGAATGCTTCAAAGAAGATTAACATAGCTTTAAATGTGGATGAGATATCAAATATAAAAGGAAAGTGGAACTTTGCTTTTAGTGCATCAAAGGATCAGTTAGTTAAAAATAGTGTTGTATTTAAGCCAAATATTAAGCTGGATTTTCCAAATAGCATTGCAAAGGTAGATAAGATTGTTTTTTCTCCTATAGATACTTCTATCTTTGTAAGTGGAAATTATAAAGATAAGGAAAAGGTTAAAAAGAATATGGAGGTAAATCATGATGATAGCTTAATGGATTATGATTATTGGGTCGCTTATGATGACAAGGGAGTTGAACTTATACCTAAAGGGTTAGGCGGTGGAAGGGGTGATTCTAATACAGGAATATTCAATATTGAAATGCAATACAATAAACTTAATAAGATTCCAAAATATTTAACGATTGTTCCATGCAAAATTACTCCTTCAGCTGGAGGCAGTGAGAGTATTGATAAGAATGGTAAAGAAGTACATTACACTGTTAAAAGTAAAAAGCCGGTAGAAATAAGTAAGACAATTGATGGAGTGTATCCTATAGAACTTTCTCAAGGTAAAATGGGAAAGATTACAATAGAAAGTATAGAAACGGATAAGGATAGTACTACAGTTAAATACAGAGTAGATGGTAAAGCACCATATTTTCAGGCACAAGATCTTTGGATAAAAGATTCTAGTGGAAAAGAAGTGGATTACAAAAGCTATGATATAAGAAAAGATGACAGCAAGCCAAATGAATTTGTAAGGCAATTTAAGAAACTTGATCCAAATAAGAAATATACTATATTTACTAATGATTTTAGCAACGTGGAGTTCAGAGAGGACTTGAAATTTACAATTAATTTAAGTAAATAATATCAAGTGATTCTTAGGTTCAGGTGGAGTTTGCTTATAAGGAATACATTTTCTCCATCTGAACCTTAGAAGAACTTATCCAGGTGCGTAGCAGTGCTTATACCCCACTTTGAAGAAGATGGGGGTGTTAGCAATGGTAGCAATCGGATAAAAATTCCAGGTGATTCAATTAAATTACCTGGAATTTTTATATTTATAAGTCATAAAGTTTTTCTTTAACCAAGTAGTTTATCCAAAGGCTATTGTTTGTTGGTTCAGTTAAGTTAAACCTATAATTTATAAAAAAATATGACTATTTTTGAAAAAAAGAGACTTTGAAAAAGATATTGACAAGTCAGGGAAAAGTGTTTATAGTACAATTGTAGTGTTTGTGAACGCAGTTCACACATGCGAACAATAATTAACTAAGGTGATAGTATGTCTAATTATAAAGAAAATAAATCAGCAGCACGAGTAGTAGATATATTGGTACTATTGGCTCATAGTGGGAAGGCTTTAACATTAAATGAAATTTGTAGTAGTAAGGATTGGCCTAAAAGCAGTACCTTTGAATTGGTTCAAACTCTAGTAGGTAAAGGTATTCTTGAAATGGATGACAAGAGACTTAAAACCTATAGATTAAGTTTACTAGCATTTGAAATAGGAAGTGCATATCTTTCAAATTTAGGTGTTACTGATGTAGCAAGAGCATATATCCAGGAACTTAATAAAAAGACAGGTAGTACAGTATTTCTAGGAATAGAAGATAATGGAGATATTGTATATCTTGATAAAGCTGAGAATCACTCTATTATGAAACCTACAGCAAAATTGGGCTCAAGGCGTATTATATATACAACGGGGGTTGGTAAAGCATTACTTGCTGCATATACTGATGATAAAATTGTAGAAATACTTCAGAAGAAACCTTTGTTAGGCAAAACCAAATTTTCACATACGTCAGTAGATGA contains:
- a CDS encoding DUF4179 domain-containing protein — its product is MMNMNDFNMEEKDIYKLFNDVKIEESEFDPMDEEVTDIEKQKIKKNLKKRIKGQRKFKALKYFSIAAALGLICTIGIGTISPAFAENIPILNSITQKLNDEFGSHGSYAEYSQIVNKPVTSNGITLTINEVIADDSKLVIGYTIKSNKKIQNLETFSLSMFLKVDGKMSGSTGSSAGNYIDDHTYVKSEEIHTDLIKNASKKINIALNVDEISNIKGKWNFAFSASKDQLVKNSVVFKPNIKLDFPNSIAKVDKIVFSPIDTSIFVSGNYKDKEKVKKNMEVNHDDSLMDYDYWVAYDDKGVELIPKGLGGGRGDSNTGIFNIEMQYNKLNKIPKYLTIVPCKITPSAGGSESIDKNGKEVHYTVKSKKPVEISKTIDGVYPIELSQGKMGKITIESIETDKDSTTVKYRVDGKAPYFQAQDLWIKDSSGKEVDYKSYDIRKDDSKPNEFVRQFKKLDPNKKYTIFTNDFSNVEFREDLKFTINLSK
- a CDS encoding IclR family transcriptional regulator, coding for MSNYKENKSAARVVDILVLLAHSGKALTLNEICSSKDWPKSSTFELVQTLVGKGILEMDDKRLKTYRLSLLAFEIGSAYLSNLGVTDVARAYIQELNKKTGSTVFLGIEDNGDIVYLDKAENHSIMKPTAKLGSRRIIYTTGVGKALLAAYTDDKIVEILQKKPLLGKTKFSHTSVDDILRDMHEIKKRGYSIDDREDNIEMYCMGAAIYDQFGKPVASISVASLYNSMNDEKKLFVSNAVTDTAMQISRRLGYMGNKLYMDR